From Pararge aegeria chromosome 9, ilParAegt1.1, whole genome shotgun sequence, the proteins below share one genomic window:
- the LOC120626254 gene encoding zinc finger protein 1 isoform X1, with translation MKVHSQLMGVGGWYDCLAADWLADMRSKQVPTSTTSARRLAALIRPLGGGADSKPPEEEEERSGSPLGPGGPHTCSHCRGTYPTREQLERHETLHAPSTQVDSVKYSCKICPKSFDNVYRLQRHMISHIDCASIRKYKCNDCEKAFKFKHHLKEHNRIHSGEKPFECANCGKKFSHSGSYSSHMTSKKCLVMNLKMGRIKPNNPALNPDRNSSRKRTNALVASQLNNNIAPNNSSFLPILPKYNEAAAAFFASMSAQENNFHRPPVGQPGMHPFYMPPGMPMSPASGIAPYTFPASLSQLFEQLASQQYPQRKIESPSPKHMSPLGPNPEDLIEEVTEEDDKRSEGSAELVMDIEEDDNISIKKEQEDRDSEQILRSQAFESVPANDNGTRVDQSGFNTILKSVNASVTKHFFTANMESLSPMSGNICPSVESPSAPHLTVKQEPEDPYLCVKCNVSFNSHNDLIEHEKLCGNMFRKHEGLAAQVAETVALNRLEAEMRASIQSGVSASEDEDYGKDDLEDKVSLHDSDRKIRVRTALSEEQQTVLKEHYAVNPRPNREEFKKIAQRIGLDNRVVQVWFQNNRARVRRMTQVVAMPDQPLDLSTKKSSASITSSPAPSPPCSISVTHSDSEEAVNLSQKSSRSTTPHRPHYLNTYPHSNCSSSSFIDFRLSPSPGENINGQKRLMSQKMPVNPLMPMDKLLQYNDLTNGRSPILNMHMPENRHESSPAYDRPNWSDGLHSQNDFDDDGPVLKKSKLKSDYKEGEGQFVCDQCDKTFVKQSSLARHKYEHSGLRPYKCAECDKAFKHKHHLTEHKRLHTGEKPYQCCKCLKKFSHSGSYSQHMNHRFAICKPYRD, from the exons ATGAAAGTGCATAGCCAGCTTATGGGAGTCGGCGGCTGGTACGACTGCctggcggccgattggctcgCCGACATGAGGAGTAAGCAGGTGCCAACGTCCACCACGTCGGCCAGGCGGCTGGCGGCCTTAA TCCGGCCGCTGGGCGGAGGCGCGGACAGCAAGCCGCCGGAGGAGGAGGAGGAGCGCTCCGGCTCCCCGCTCGGGCCGGGCGGGCCGCACACGTGCAGCCACTGCCGCGGCACCTACCCCACGCGCGAGCAGCTCGAGCGGCACGAGACCCTGCACGCGCCCAGCACTCAGGTGGATAGCGTCAAATAT TCTTGCAAAATATGTCCGAAAAGCTTCGACAACGTTTACCGCCTGCAGCGGCATATGATAAGTCACATCGACTGCGCATCAATACGGAAGTATAAGTGCAACGACTGCGAAAAAGCGTTTAAGTTTAAGCATCACCTCAAAGAACATAATCGAATACACAGCGGCGAGAAACCCTTCGAGTGCGCTAATTGTGGAAAGAAATTTTCTCACTCCGGCTCGTATTCCTCGCATATGACCTCTAAGAAGTGTCTTGTTATGAACCTCAAGATGGGAAGGATAAAGCCCAATAACCCCGCTTTAAATCCAGATAGAAACTCTTCACGCAAACGAACGAATGCTTTGGTTGCGTCACAACTTAATAACAACATAGCCCCAAACAATTCCTCATTTTTACCGATACTGCCAAAATACAATGAAGCAGCAGCTGCATTTTTTGCATCAATGTCAGCCCAAGAAAACAACTTCCACCGTCCACCTGTGGGGCAACCGGGAATGCATCCTTTCTACATGCCACCGGGCATGCCCATGAGTCCAGCCAGTGGTATAGCGCCTTACACCTTTCCGGCTTCGTTGAGCCAATTGTTTGAGCAGCTAGCCTCACAACAATACCCGCAGAGAAAGATTGAATCTCCAAGCCCAAAACATATGAGTCCACTTGGTCCAAACCCCGAAGATTTAATAGAAGAAGTAACAGAAGAAGACGATAAAAGATCCGAAGGCAGCGCTGAGCTAGTAATGGATATTGAGGAAGATGATAATATATCCATTAAGAAGGAACAAGAAGACCGAGACAGTGAACAAATATTACGGTCTCAAGCTTTCGAGTCCGTTCCAGCCAATGATAATGGTACTAGAGTTGATCAATCAGGCTTCAACACAATTTTAAAATCCGTTAATGCATCGGTAACAAAACACTTTTTTACAGCTAATATGGAAAGCTTGTCTCCAATGTCGGGTAATATTTGCCCTAGTGTAGAGTCTCCTTCTGCGCCGCATTTAACAGTGAAACAGGAACCTGAAGATCCCTATCTCTGCGTAAAGTGTAATGTTTCATTCAATAGTCATAATGACCTTATTGAACATGAAAAATTATGCGGAAATATGTTCAGAAAACACGAAGGGTTAGCGGCTCAAGTGGCTGAAACAGTAGCACTTAACAGATTAGAAGCCGAAATGCGGGCGTCAATACAGAGTGGAGTGAGTGCAAGTGAAGATGAAGACTATGGAAAGGATGACCTCGAAGACAAAGTTTCCTTGCACGATAGCGATAGAAAAATAAGAGTTCGCACGGCGCTAAGCGAAGAGCAACAAACAGTGCTGAAAGAACACTACGCTGTAAATCCTCGCCCAAACAGGGAAGAGTTTAAAAAGATAGCTCAAAGAATTGGCCTGGACAACAGGGTTGTCCAAGTGTGGTTCCAAAATAATAGGGCCAGAGTGCGAAGAATGACGCAAGTGGTCGCAATGCCCGACCAGCCGTTAGatttatctacaaaaaaatcgAGCGCGTCCATTACGTCTAGTCCGGCGCCTTCGCCACCCTGCAGCATTTCTGTTACACATTCCGATTCCGAAGAAGCCGTTAATTTAAGTCAGAAGTCTTCACGGAGTACGACGCCACACCGACCCCACTACTTAAACACGTACCCACATTCCAATTGTTCTTCCTCATCGTTTATCGACTTTCGGTTGTCACCTTCACCGGGAGAAAACATAAATGGACAAAAAAGGCTAATGTCGCAAAAGATGCCAGTGAATCCTTTGATGCCCATGGACAAGCTGCTCCAGTACAATGATTTGACGAACGGACGATCACCGATTCTCAACATGCACATGCCAGAGAACAGGCATGAATCCAGTCCAGCTTACGATCGGCCGAATTGGAGCGACGGTCTACATTCACAAAACGACTTCGATGACGATGGACCAGTACttaaaaaaagcaaattaaagAGCGATTATAAGGAGGGAGAGGGGCAGTTTGTGTGCGACCAATGCGACAAAACATTCGTCAAACAGAGCTCTCTCGCGAGGCATAAATATGAACACTCAG GTCTACGGCCCTACAAGTGCGCGGAATGTGATAAAGCCTTCAAACACAAGCACCACCTCACAGAGCACAAACGCCTACACACGGGGGAGAAGCCCTACCAGTGCTGCAAATGCCTCAAGAAGTTCTCGCACTCTGGCTCCTACAGCCAACACATGAACCACAGGTTCGCCATTTGCAAGCCCTATAGAGACTAA
- the LOC120626254 gene encoding zinc finger protein 1 isoform X2: MKVHSQLMGVGGWYDCLAADWLADMRSKQVPTSTTSARRLAALIRPLGGGADSKPPEEEEERSGSPLGPGGPHTCSHCRGTYPTREQLERHETLHAPSTQSCKICPKSFDNVYRLQRHMISHIDCASIRKYKCNDCEKAFKFKHHLKEHNRIHSGEKPFECANCGKKFSHSGSYSSHMTSKKCLVMNLKMGRIKPNNPALNPDRNSSRKRTNALVASQLNNNIAPNNSSFLPILPKYNEAAAAFFASMSAQENNFHRPPVGQPGMHPFYMPPGMPMSPASGIAPYTFPASLSQLFEQLASQQYPQRKIESPSPKHMSPLGPNPEDLIEEVTEEDDKRSEGSAELVMDIEEDDNISIKKEQEDRDSEQILRSQAFESVPANDNGTRVDQSGFNTILKSVNASVTKHFFTANMESLSPMSGNICPSVESPSAPHLTVKQEPEDPYLCVKCNVSFNSHNDLIEHEKLCGNMFRKHEGLAAQVAETVALNRLEAEMRASIQSGVSASEDEDYGKDDLEDKVSLHDSDRKIRVRTALSEEQQTVLKEHYAVNPRPNREEFKKIAQRIGLDNRVVQVWFQNNRARVRRMTQVVAMPDQPLDLSTKKSSASITSSPAPSPPCSISVTHSDSEEAVNLSQKSSRSTTPHRPHYLNTYPHSNCSSSSFIDFRLSPSPGENINGQKRLMSQKMPVNPLMPMDKLLQYNDLTNGRSPILNMHMPENRHESSPAYDRPNWSDGLHSQNDFDDDGPVLKKSKLKSDYKEGEGQFVCDQCDKTFVKQSSLARHKYEHSGLRPYKCAECDKAFKHKHHLTEHKRLHTGEKPYQCCKCLKKFSHSGSYSQHMNHRFAICKPYRD, from the exons ATGAAAGTGCATAGCCAGCTTATGGGAGTCGGCGGCTGGTACGACTGCctggcggccgattggctcgCCGACATGAGGAGTAAGCAGGTGCCAACGTCCACCACGTCGGCCAGGCGGCTGGCGGCCTTAA TCCGGCCGCTGGGCGGAGGCGCGGACAGCAAGCCGCCGGAGGAGGAGGAGGAGCGCTCCGGCTCCCCGCTCGGGCCGGGCGGGCCGCACACGTGCAGCCACTGCCGCGGCACCTACCCCACGCGCGAGCAGCTCGAGCGGCACGAGACCCTGCACGCGCCCAGCACTCAG TCTTGCAAAATATGTCCGAAAAGCTTCGACAACGTTTACCGCCTGCAGCGGCATATGATAAGTCACATCGACTGCGCATCAATACGGAAGTATAAGTGCAACGACTGCGAAAAAGCGTTTAAGTTTAAGCATCACCTCAAAGAACATAATCGAATACACAGCGGCGAGAAACCCTTCGAGTGCGCTAATTGTGGAAAGAAATTTTCTCACTCCGGCTCGTATTCCTCGCATATGACCTCTAAGAAGTGTCTTGTTATGAACCTCAAGATGGGAAGGATAAAGCCCAATAACCCCGCTTTAAATCCAGATAGAAACTCTTCACGCAAACGAACGAATGCTTTGGTTGCGTCACAACTTAATAACAACATAGCCCCAAACAATTCCTCATTTTTACCGATACTGCCAAAATACAATGAAGCAGCAGCTGCATTTTTTGCATCAATGTCAGCCCAAGAAAACAACTTCCACCGTCCACCTGTGGGGCAACCGGGAATGCATCCTTTCTACATGCCACCGGGCATGCCCATGAGTCCAGCCAGTGGTATAGCGCCTTACACCTTTCCGGCTTCGTTGAGCCAATTGTTTGAGCAGCTAGCCTCACAACAATACCCGCAGAGAAAGATTGAATCTCCAAGCCCAAAACATATGAGTCCACTTGGTCCAAACCCCGAAGATTTAATAGAAGAAGTAACAGAAGAAGACGATAAAAGATCCGAAGGCAGCGCTGAGCTAGTAATGGATATTGAGGAAGATGATAATATATCCATTAAGAAGGAACAAGAAGACCGAGACAGTGAACAAATATTACGGTCTCAAGCTTTCGAGTCCGTTCCAGCCAATGATAATGGTACTAGAGTTGATCAATCAGGCTTCAACACAATTTTAAAATCCGTTAATGCATCGGTAACAAAACACTTTTTTACAGCTAATATGGAAAGCTTGTCTCCAATGTCGGGTAATATTTGCCCTAGTGTAGAGTCTCCTTCTGCGCCGCATTTAACAGTGAAACAGGAACCTGAAGATCCCTATCTCTGCGTAAAGTGTAATGTTTCATTCAATAGTCATAATGACCTTATTGAACATGAAAAATTATGCGGAAATATGTTCAGAAAACACGAAGGGTTAGCGGCTCAAGTGGCTGAAACAGTAGCACTTAACAGATTAGAAGCCGAAATGCGGGCGTCAATACAGAGTGGAGTGAGTGCAAGTGAAGATGAAGACTATGGAAAGGATGACCTCGAAGACAAAGTTTCCTTGCACGATAGCGATAGAAAAATAAGAGTTCGCACGGCGCTAAGCGAAGAGCAACAAACAGTGCTGAAAGAACACTACGCTGTAAATCCTCGCCCAAACAGGGAAGAGTTTAAAAAGATAGCTCAAAGAATTGGCCTGGACAACAGGGTTGTCCAAGTGTGGTTCCAAAATAATAGGGCCAGAGTGCGAAGAATGACGCAAGTGGTCGCAATGCCCGACCAGCCGTTAGatttatctacaaaaaaatcgAGCGCGTCCATTACGTCTAGTCCGGCGCCTTCGCCACCCTGCAGCATTTCTGTTACACATTCCGATTCCGAAGAAGCCGTTAATTTAAGTCAGAAGTCTTCACGGAGTACGACGCCACACCGACCCCACTACTTAAACACGTACCCACATTCCAATTGTTCTTCCTCATCGTTTATCGACTTTCGGTTGTCACCTTCACCGGGAGAAAACATAAATGGACAAAAAAGGCTAATGTCGCAAAAGATGCCAGTGAATCCTTTGATGCCCATGGACAAGCTGCTCCAGTACAATGATTTGACGAACGGACGATCACCGATTCTCAACATGCACATGCCAGAGAACAGGCATGAATCCAGTCCAGCTTACGATCGGCCGAATTGGAGCGACGGTCTACATTCACAAAACGACTTCGATGACGATGGACCAGTACttaaaaaaagcaaattaaagAGCGATTATAAGGAGGGAGAGGGGCAGTTTGTGTGCGACCAATGCGACAAAACATTCGTCAAACAGAGCTCTCTCGCGAGGCATAAATATGAACACTCAG GTCTACGGCCCTACAAGTGCGCGGAATGTGATAAAGCCTTCAAACACAAGCACCACCTCACAGAGCACAAACGCCTACACACGGGGGAGAAGCCCTACCAGTGCTGCAAATGCCTCAAGAAGTTCTCGCACTCTGGCTCCTACAGCCAACACATGAACCACAGGTTCGCCATTTGCAAGCCCTATAGAGACTAA